Within the candidate division KSB1 bacterium genome, the region TGGTTGAGAATGCCATTCGACCGGTGGCATTGGGTCGCAAGAATTATCTCTTTGCCGGCTCGCATGAAGGCGCCAAACGCGCCGCGATGATTTACACCCTGGTGGCCACCGCCAAGCTGCATCAGGTGGAACCCCTGGCTTATCTGCGCGATATTCTCAGCCACCTGCCCGACCATCCCATCACCCAGATCGCCGCGCTGC harbors:
- a CDS encoding transposase domain-containing protein, coding for VENAIRPVALGRKNYLFAGSHEGAKRAAMIYTLVATAKLHQVEPLAYLRDILSHLPDHPITQIAALLPQNWRTPTS